A genomic region of Pelodiscus sinensis isolate JC-2024 chromosome 1, ASM4963464v1, whole genome shotgun sequence contains the following coding sequences:
- the CCNA1 gene encoding cyclin-A1 isoform X3, with the protein MHHNDKSGISQTGSRETRQVAAGPYSNQNLPQRPVLGLLTENGQCLRPCGQGTTVVRRFSGSENAFPPSGKNILPSCMVSVTSKQGFSIYVDEPEQKDRCSCTVVQELEPSLCEVDTSTMKSNIHLLLDLSTGSPMLVDTSFQSHHEIPMDNSIDVMNVGDYAEDIHQYLREAETRYRPKPYYMRKQPDITSGMRAILVDWLVEVGQEYKLRTETLYLAINFLDRFLSCMSVLRGKLQLVGTAAILLAAKYEEIYPPEVEEFVYITDDTYTKRQLLRMEHLLLKVLAFDLTVPTTNQFLLQYLQRHGVCVRTENFARYVAELSLLEADPFLKYLPSQTAAAAYCLANYTVNRHFWPETLAAFTGYSLSEIVPCLSDLHKVCLDASHRPQQAIREKYKLSKYMYVSFMEPPGVLPLE; encoded by the exons ATGCATCACAACGATAAAAGTGGGATCTCCCAAACTGGAAGTCGGGAGACCCGCCAGGTTGCAGCTGGGCCTTATTCCAACCAAAATCTCCCACAGAGGCCTGTGCTTGGGCTGCTGACTGAGAATGGCCAGTGCTTGAGGCCATGTGGCCAG GGTACCACTGTAGTCAGACGCTTCTCTGGCTCTGAAAATGCTTTCCCTCCATCTGGAAAGAATATATTGCCTAGCTGTATGGTCAGTGTAACATCCAAGCAAGGATTTTCTATATATGTAGATGAACCAGAGCAGAAAGACAGATGCAGCTGCACAGTTGTACAAGAATTGGAACCTAGCCTGTGTGAAGTGGATACTAGCACAATGAAATCCAATATTCATCTGCTGTTGGACTTGAGTACAG GTTCTCCTATGTTGGTGGATACGTCATTCCAGTCACATCATGAAATTCCTATGGATAACAGCATAGATGTAATGAATGTGGGAGACTATGCAGAAGACATTCATCAGTACCTTAGAGAAGCTGAA ACAAGATACAGACCAAAACCATATTATATGCGAAAACAGCCAGACATCACGTCAGGGATGCGTGCAATCCTGGTAGACTGGCTGGTAGAAGTTGGGCAAGAATACAAACTTCGTACTGAAACTTTGTACCTAGCTATCAACTTTCTGGACAGGTTTCTTTCCTGCATGTCTGTCCTCAGAGGAAAGCTTCAGCTTGTTGGAACAGCAGCAATTCTTCTGGCTGC GAAATACGAAGAGATCTACCCTCCGGAGGTAGAGGAGTTTGTGTATATAACAGATGATACTTATACGAAGAGGCAGCTATTAAGAATGGAACACCTGCTCCTGAAAGTACTGGCTTTTGACCTGACTGTACCAACCACCAACCAGTTTCTCCTGCAGTATTTACAGAGACATGGAGTCTGTGTCAGGACAGAGAACTTTGCAAGG TATGTAGCAGAGCTGAGTCTCCTGGAAGCTGATCCATTTCTGAAGTACCTTCCTTCGCAAACTGCTGCAGCAGCTTACTGTCTAGCAAATTATACTGTGAACAGGCATTTCTGG CCAGAAACGCTTGCTGCATTTACTGGGTATTCGCTAAGTGAGATAGTGCCTTGTCTAAGTGACCTACATAAAGTATGCCTTGATGCTTCTCATCGACCACAGCAAGCAATTAGAGAGAAGTACAAGTTGTCAAA GTACATGTATGTGTCCTTTATGGAGCCACCAGGAGTTCTACCTCTGGAGTAA
- the CCNA1 gene encoding cyclin-A1 isoform X2 — protein MDEGKPVSLGQLLTLEKMHHNDKSGISQTGSRETRQVAAGPYSNQNLPQRPVLGLLTENGQCLRPCGQGTTVVRRFSGSENAFPPSGKNILPSCMVSVTSKQGFSIYVDEPEQKDRCSCTVVQELEPSLCEVDTSTMKSNIHLLLDLSTGSPMLVDTSFQSHHEIPMDNSIDVMNVGDYAEDIHQYLREAETRYRPKPYYMRKQPDITSGMRAILVDWLVEVGQEYKLRTETLYLAINFLDRFLSCMSVLRGKLQLVGTAAILLAAKYEEIYPPEVEEFVYITDDTYTKRQLLRMEHLLLKVLAFDLTVPTTNQFLLQYLQRHGVCVRTENFARYVAELSLLEADPFLKYLPSQTAAAAYCLANYTVNRHFWPETLAAFTGYSLSEIVPCLSDLHKVCLDASHRPQQAIREKYKLSKYMYVSFMEPPGVLPLE, from the exons ATGGATGAAGGCAAACCCGTCTCCCT TGGTCAGCTGCTGACCTTGGAAAAAATGCATCACAACGATAAAAGTGGGATCTCCCAAACTGGAAGTCGGGAGACCCGCCAGGTTGCAGCTGGGCCTTATTCCAACCAAAATCTCCCACAGAGGCCTGTGCTTGGGCTGCTGACTGAGAATGGCCAGTGCTTGAGGCCATGTGGCCAG GGTACCACTGTAGTCAGACGCTTCTCTGGCTCTGAAAATGCTTTCCCTCCATCTGGAAAGAATATATTGCCTAGCTGTATGGTCAGTGTAACATCCAAGCAAGGATTTTCTATATATGTAGATGAACCAGAGCAGAAAGACAGATGCAGCTGCACAGTTGTACAAGAATTGGAACCTAGCCTGTGTGAAGTGGATACTAGCACAATGAAATCCAATATTCATCTGCTGTTGGACTTGAGTACAG GTTCTCCTATGTTGGTGGATACGTCATTCCAGTCACATCATGAAATTCCTATGGATAACAGCATAGATGTAATGAATGTGGGAGACTATGCAGAAGACATTCATCAGTACCTTAGAGAAGCTGAA ACAAGATACAGACCAAAACCATATTATATGCGAAAACAGCCAGACATCACGTCAGGGATGCGTGCAATCCTGGTAGACTGGCTGGTAGAAGTTGGGCAAGAATACAAACTTCGTACTGAAACTTTGTACCTAGCTATCAACTTTCTGGACAGGTTTCTTTCCTGCATGTCTGTCCTCAGAGGAAAGCTTCAGCTTGTTGGAACAGCAGCAATTCTTCTGGCTGC GAAATACGAAGAGATCTACCCTCCGGAGGTAGAGGAGTTTGTGTATATAACAGATGATACTTATACGAAGAGGCAGCTATTAAGAATGGAACACCTGCTCCTGAAAGTACTGGCTTTTGACCTGACTGTACCAACCACCAACCAGTTTCTCCTGCAGTATTTACAGAGACATGGAGTCTGTGTCAGGACAGAGAACTTTGCAAGG TATGTAGCAGAGCTGAGTCTCCTGGAAGCTGATCCATTTCTGAAGTACCTTCCTTCGCAAACTGCTGCAGCAGCTTACTGTCTAGCAAATTATACTGTGAACAGGCATTTCTGG CCAGAAACGCTTGCTGCATTTACTGGGTATTCGCTAAGTGAGATAGTGCCTTGTCTAAGTGACCTACATAAAGTATGCCTTGATGCTTCTCATCGACCACAGCAAGCAATTAGAGAGAAGTACAAGTTGTCAAA GTACATGTATGTGTCCTTTATGGAGCCACCAGGAGTTCTACCTCTGGAGTAA